The proteins below are encoded in one region of Pseudomonas putida NBRC 14164:
- the benC gene encoding benzoate 1,2-dioxygenase electron transfer component BenC codes for MSFQIALNFEDGVTRFIEATGNETVADAAYRQGVNIPLDCRDGACGTCKCRAEFGRYDLGDNFIEDALSEDEIAEGYVLTCQMRAESDCVISVPASSLVCKIEQSSYQGSISGLEQLSKSTIALSIKGESLARLSFLPGQYVNLSVPGTEHSRAYSFSTLQKEGEVSFLIRNVPGGLMSSFLTGKAKVGDTMSLAGPLGSFYLRPIERPLLLLAGGTGLAPFTAMLERIAEQGSDHPLHLIYGVTNDFDLVGLDRLQALADLIPNFTFSACVANPESQHPKKGFVTQHIERGHLNDGDVDVYLCGPPPMVEAVNHYIREQGFTPANFYYEKFAPAS; via the coding sequence ATGAGCTTCCAGATCGCACTGAATTTCGAGGACGGGGTTACCCGCTTTATCGAGGCCACTGGCAATGAAACGGTGGCTGATGCCGCCTACCGCCAAGGTGTAAACATCCCGCTCGATTGCCGCGATGGGGCCTGCGGCACCTGTAAATGCAGGGCTGAATTCGGACGTTATGACCTGGGTGACAACTTCATTGAAGATGCCCTGAGCGAAGATGAAATCGCAGAAGGCTATGTGCTGACCTGCCAGATGCGTGCGGAAAGTGACTGTGTCATCAGTGTTCCAGCGTCTTCATTGGTCTGCAAAATCGAACAGTCCAGCTACCAGGGAAGCATTAGCGGGCTGGAGCAGCTTTCTAAGAGCACTATTGCGCTGTCCATCAAGGGCGAATCCTTAGCTCGCCTGTCCTTCCTGCCTGGGCAATACGTCAACTTGAGCGTGCCTGGCACGGAGCACAGCCGCGCATACTCATTCAGTACCTTGCAGAAAGAAGGCGAAGTCAGCTTTCTGATTCGAAATGTGCCAGGTGGTCTGATGAGCAGTTTCCTGACCGGGAAAGCTAAAGTCGGTGACACCATGAGTTTGGCAGGGCCGTTGGGAAGCTTTTACTTACGGCCAATCGAGCGTCCACTTCTTCTCCTGGCGGGTGGCACCGGCCTGGCTCCGTTCACCGCGATGCTGGAGAGGATCGCGGAGCAGGGTAGTGATCATCCGTTACACCTGATCTACGGAGTCACCAACGACTTCGACCTGGTCGGGCTCGATCGTCTGCAGGCGCTGGCCGATCTCATTCCGAACTTCACCTTTAGTGCATGCGTGGCAAATCCAGAGAGCCAGCATCCGAAAAAGGGGTTCGTCACTCAGCATATTGAGCGCGGTCATCTCAACGATGGTGATGTTGATGTGTACCTGTGTGGGCCGCCTCCCATGGTAGAGGCCGTCAATCACTACATCCGCGAGCAAGGTTTCACGCCGGCCAATTTCTACTACGAGAAATTCGCACCCGCTTCATGA
- a CDS encoding 1,6-dihydroxycyclohexa-2,4-diene-1-carboxylate dehydrogenase: MNRFDGKVALVTGAAQGIGRAVCEQLKTEGARVVAVDRSPLVHEMTGEGMLTLTADLELHEDCSRVMDAAVEKFGKLDILVNNVGGTIWAKPFEHYDTQQIEAEVRRSLFPTLWCCHAALPHMLKKGSGAIVNVSSIATRGVNRVPYGAAKGGVNALTACLAFETAERGVRVNATAPGGTEAPPRRIPRNAEEQSNEEKVWYQQIVDQTISSSLMKRYGSIEEQVGAILFLASDDASYITGVTLPVGGGDLG; this comes from the coding sequence ATGAACCGATTTGATGGCAAGGTCGCTTTAGTGACCGGAGCTGCCCAGGGAATTGGACGGGCGGTTTGTGAGCAACTCAAGACTGAAGGTGCGCGAGTAGTTGCAGTGGATCGCTCTCCTCTCGTCCACGAAATGACCGGCGAGGGCATGCTTACCCTTACGGCCGATCTCGAACTGCATGAAGACTGCTCGCGCGTCATGGACGCAGCGGTTGAAAAGTTCGGCAAGCTCGACATCCTGGTTAACAACGTAGGCGGCACTATCTGGGCCAAGCCTTTCGAGCATTACGATACTCAGCAGATCGAGGCAGAGGTTCGTCGATCTTTGTTCCCCACATTGTGGTGCTGTCATGCGGCGCTTCCACACATGCTAAAGAAAGGCAGCGGTGCGATCGTGAACGTTTCGTCGATCGCTACTCGTGGGGTCAATCGCGTCCCTTATGGGGCTGCGAAGGGTGGAGTCAATGCATTGACTGCCTGTCTTGCATTCGAGACAGCCGAGCGGGGTGTACGGGTCAATGCTACTGCTCCAGGGGGTACTGAAGCCCCGCCCCGACGCATTCCCCGCAACGCCGAAGAGCAAAGCAACGAAGAGAAAGTTTGGTATCAACAAATCGTTGATCAAACCATCAGCAGCAGCCTGATGAAGCGTTACGGGAGCATTGAGGAGCAAGTCGGAGCGATCCTCTTCCTCGCTTCAGATGATGCTTCCTACATCACAGGGGTCACGCTTCCTGTAGGCGGTGGCGACCTGGGTTGA
- the catA gene encoding catechol 1,2-dioxygenase, translating into MTVKISHTADIHKFFEEAAGFGNAEGNPRIKSIILRVLQDTARLIEDLEITEDEFWFAVDYLNRLGGRGEAGLLVAGLGIEHFLDLLQDAKDAQAGHTGGTPRTIEGPLYVAGAPIAHGEVRMDDGAEEHKATVMFLEGQVLDPNGKPVEGATVDLWHANTCGTYSFFDQSQSEYNLRRRIITDAEGRYRARSIVPSGYGCDPQGPTQECLDLLGRHGQRPAHIHFFISAPGHRHLTTQINLSGEKYLWDDFAYATRDGLVGEIVFREDGARGVPGRYAELNFDFQLQAAPEATAEQRSSRPRALQEI; encoded by the coding sequence ATGACCGTGAAGATATCTCACACTGCCGATATTCATAAATTTTTTGAAGAGGCTGCCGGTTTCGGCAACGCTGAAGGCAACCCTCGCATCAAAAGTATCATCCTACGGGTCTTGCAAGACACCGCGCGACTGATCGAAGACCTGGAAATCACAGAAGATGAATTCTGGTTCGCAGTTGATTATCTGAATCGTCTAGGTGGCCGTGGAGAAGCTGGTCTTCTGGTTGCAGGGCTTGGCATTGAGCACTTCCTCGACCTGTTGCAAGACGCCAAGGATGCTCAGGCTGGCCACACTGGTGGCACGCCACGCACCATTGAAGGCCCACTCTATGTCGCGGGTGCGCCGATAGCTCACGGCGAAGTACGTATGGACGATGGCGCGGAAGAGCACAAGGCCACAGTGATGTTCCTGGAAGGCCAGGTTCTGGATCCGAACGGGAAGCCAGTTGAAGGCGCTACCGTGGATCTGTGGCATGCCAACACTTGTGGCACATACTCGTTCTTCGATCAGAGCCAATCTGAATACAATCTGCGTCGGCGAATCATCACAGATGCGGAGGGACGCTACCGTGCCCGCTCCATTGTGCCATCCGGCTATGGGTGCGATCCTCAAGGGCCAACCCAGGAGTGTCTGGATCTGCTTGGCCGGCATGGGCAGCGACCGGCGCATATTCACTTCTTCATCTCGGCACCTGGTCACCGCCACCTGACTACACAAATCAACTTGTCTGGAGAGAAATACCTCTGGGACGATTTCGCCTATGCCACTCGTGATGGGTTGGTTGGAGAGATTGTCTTCCGAGAGGATGGTGCGCGTGGTGTGCCAGGCCGTTACGCAGAGCTGAATTTTGATTTCCAGCTGCAAGCAGCTCCAGAAGCGACCGCTGAGCAGCGCAGCTCTCGTCCGAGAGCCTTGCAAGAAATCTAA
- a CDS encoding transporter, protein MKAVQIFNNTHHLCNPKRTLLATALAAVTLQASAAELSTDPGDMVALPAGTGLGVFYYQHAERDKVNVDGHSVPTKFGLNSDIMVARYVEWMDVGGYTITPQIIVPFGRLKQSAPQNEEASGLGDPLVGSMIWLINDPVNERWLNVGGFVGVPVGKYDADQGGINIGSNRWKGVLQTGYVQAIIPHKLYGEVTFEYDMYDKNDDFLGKTLRQDNIFETTLHLRYAVNDRNQVGLTYYHTVGGENHLDGLAQDDGLNTKRYMVTWQNLVTPKTQAQFQFGRDLDVTNGPKEKLRLQFRLTHVF, encoded by the coding sequence ACTCATCATCTCTGCAACCCAAAACGAACTTTGCTCGCGACAGCCTTGGCTGCAGTTACTCTTCAAGCTTCAGCTGCAGAACTATCAACTGACCCTGGTGACATGGTCGCTCTACCTGCGGGGACAGGGTTGGGCGTCTTCTACTATCAGCATGCTGAAAGAGACAAGGTAAATGTGGACGGACACTCCGTCCCGACGAAGTTTGGGTTAAACAGCGATATCATGGTCGCGCGCTACGTAGAATGGATGGACGTTGGTGGTTACACCATCACACCCCAAATCATTGTTCCGTTCGGGCGGCTCAAGCAAAGTGCCCCTCAGAATGAGGAGGCCAGTGGCCTAGGCGACCCGCTGGTGGGGAGCATGATTTGGCTCATCAATGACCCAGTCAATGAGCGATGGCTTAACGTTGGTGGTTTTGTCGGTGTTCCAGTCGGAAAATACGATGCTGACCAAGGCGGGATCAACATCGGCTCGAACCGATGGAAAGGCGTGCTGCAAACAGGCTATGTTCAAGCAATCATTCCTCACAAGCTATACGGCGAGGTAACTTTCGAGTACGACATGTACGACAAGAATGATGATTTCCTTGGGAAAACCCTCCGCCAAGACAACATATTCGAGACTACTCTTCATCTCCGCTACGCAGTGAATGATCGAAACCAAGTTGGCCTGACCTACTATCATACAGTTGGAGGTGAAAACCATCTGGACGGGTTAGCCCAAGACGACGGGCTCAACACCAAGCGTTACATGGTAACTTGGCAAAACCTTGTCACTCCGAAGACCCAGGCGCAATTTCAATTCGGTCGTGACCTAGATGTTACCAACGGGCCGAAAGAAAAACTTAGACTTCAATTCCGCTTGACCCATGTGTTCTAA
- the benB gene encoding benzoate 1,2-dioxygenase small subunit: MSLYETVRDFLFREARYLDDAQWDQWLELYAVDASFWMPSWDDDDKLTEDPQSEISLIWYGNRGGLEDRVFRIKTERSSATIPDTRTSHNISNIEIVEQGDGMCKVRFNWHTLSFRYKTTDSYFGTSFYTLDLRGEQPLIKAKKVVLKNDYVRQVIDVYHI; encoded by the coding sequence ATGAGCCTTTATGAAACCGTGCGCGACTTCCTCTTCCGCGAAGCGCGCTACCTGGACGATGCCCAGTGGGATCAGTGGCTTGAGCTCTACGCCGTCGATGCAAGCTTCTGGATGCCTTCCTGGGATGACGACGACAAGCTCACCGAAGACCCGCAAAGCGAAATCTCGCTGATCTGGTACGGTAACCGTGGCGGCCTGGAAGACCGCGTGTTCCGTATCAAGACTGAGCGTTCCAGTGCGACCATTCCGGATACCCGCACTTCACACAACATCAGCAACATCGAGATCGTCGAGCAAGGCGATGGTATGTGCAAGGTTCGTTTCAACTGGCACACCTTGAGCTTCCGCTACAAGACCACCGACAGTTACTTCGGTACCAGCTTCTACACCCTCGATCTGCGCGGCGAGCAGCCGCTGATCAAGGCCAAGAAGGTAGTGCTGAAGAACGACTACGTGCGTCAGGTCATCGACGTTTATCACATCTGA
- the benA gene encoding benzoate 1,2-dioxygenase large subunit: MSLGFDYLNSMLEDDREKGVYRCKREMFTDPRLFDLEMKHIFEGNWIYLAHESQIPEKNDFLSLTMGRQPIFIARNKDGELNAFLNACSHRGAMLCRHKRGNRSSYTCPFHGWTFNNSGKLLKVKDPSNAGYPDSFNCDGSHDLTKVARFESYRGFLFGSLNVDVKPLVEHLGESAKIIDMIVDQSPEGLEVLRGASSYIYEGNWKLTAENGADGYHVSSVHWNYAATQNQRKQREAGDEIKTMSAGSWAKQGGGFYSFDHGHLLLWTRWANPEDRPAYERRDQLAQDFGQARADWMIQNSRNLCLYPNVYLMDQFSSQIRVARPISVNKTEITIYCIAPKGESADARAKRIRQYEDFFNVSGMATPDDLEEFRSCQTGYGGGIGWNDMSRGAEHWVEGADEAAKEIELRPLMSGVRTEDEGLFVLQHKYWQDTMIQALKDEQQLIPVEAVQ; encoded by the coding sequence ATGTCCCTGGGATTCGACTACCTAAATTCCATGCTCGAAGACGATCGCGAAAAGGGCGTCTACCGTTGTAAGCGCGAGATGTTCACCGACCCGCGTCTGTTCGACTTGGAGATGAAGCATATCTTCGAGGGCAATTGGATCTACTTGGCGCATGAAAGCCAGATCCCCGAAAAGAATGATTTCCTGAGCCTCACCATGGGGCGTCAGCCGATCTTCATCGCGCGCAACAAGGACGGGGAACTCAATGCCTTCCTCAACGCTTGCAGCCACCGTGGTGCCATGCTGTGCCGGCACAAGCGAGGCAACCGTTCCAGCTACACCTGCCCGTTCCATGGCTGGACGTTCAACAACAGCGGCAAGCTGCTCAAAGTCAAAGACCCGAGCAATGCCGGCTACCCAGACAGTTTCAACTGCGACGGCTCCCACGACCTGACCAAGGTGGCACGATTCGAGTCGTACCGGGGCTTCCTGTTTGGCAGTCTGAATGTCGATGTGAAACCGCTGGTCGAGCACCTGGGCGAGTCGGCAAAGATTATCGACATGATCGTCGACCAGTCGCCAGAAGGTCTGGAAGTACTGCGCGGTGCCAGCTCGTACATCTACGAGGGCAACTGGAAGCTGACTGCTGAGAACGGTGCCGACGGCTATCACGTCAGCTCCGTGCACTGGAATTACGCCGCCACCCAGAACCAGCGCAAGCAGCGCGAGGCAGGCGACGAAATTAAAACCATGAGCGCCGGCTCTTGGGCTAAGCAGGGTGGTGGTTTCTATTCCTTCGACCATGGACACCTGCTGCTCTGGACGCGTTGGGCGAACCCCGAGGATCGCCCAGCTTATGAGCGCCGTGACCAACTGGCTCAAGATTTCGGCCAAGCCCGCGCAGACTGGATGATTCAGAACTCGCGCAACCTGTGCCTGTACCCGAACGTGTACCTGATGGATCAGTTCAGCTCTCAGATCCGCGTTGCCCGACCAATTTCGGTAAACAAGACCGAAATCACCATCTACTGCATCGCGCCGAAAGGCGAGAGTGCCGATGCCCGTGCTAAGCGCATTCGCCAGTACGAAGACTTCTTCAACGTCAGTGGCATGGCCACCCCGGACGACCTGGAAGAGTTCCGCTCATGTCAGACCGGCTACGGCGGCGGTATCGGCTGGAACGACATGTCGCGAGGCGCCGAGCACTGGGTAGAAGGCGCTGACGAGGCGGCCAAGGAGATTGAGCTCAGACCGCTCATGTCCGGCGTCCGTACAGAGGATGAGGGCCTATTTGTGCTGCAGCACAAATATTGGCAGGACACCATGATTCAAGCCCTCAAGGACGAACAGCAACTGATCCCCGTGGAGGCTGTGCAATGA